A section of the Petrimonas sulfuriphila genome encodes:
- a CDS encoding lipocalin family protein: MKKRQLFLSLTVIGIMSAFFSCSTLPKGAVAVRPFDKEKYLGKWYEIARLDFKYEKDLDNTTAEYSLNADGTIKVDNKGYHTKKEEWKQAVGKAKFVATEDVAMLKVSFFGPFYSGYNVIAIDPDYTYALVAGASLKYLWILSRETSIPDDIKSKYLKIAQDIGYNVADLLWIEHNKRP; the protein is encoded by the coding sequence ATGAAAAAAAGACAATTATTCTTATCTCTAACTGTAATTGGCATTATGTCCGCATTTTTTTCCTGTTCCACCCTCCCTAAGGGAGCTGTTGCCGTCAGACCTTTTGACAAAGAGAAATATCTTGGTAAATGGTACGAGATTGCCAGGCTGGATTTTAAATACGAGAAAGACCTGGACAACACCACTGCTGAATATTCTTTGAATGCCGACGGAACCATTAAAGTTGACAATAAAGGGTACCACACAAAAAAAGAAGAATGGAAACAAGCGGTGGGAAAAGCAAAATTTGTAGCAACCGAGGATGTGGCAATGCTGAAGGTGTCGTTCTTTGGCCCATTTTACTCGGGTTACAACGTCATTGCCATTGATCCGGACTATACCTACGCATTGGTCGCCGGAGCTAGTTTAAAGTATCTGTGGATCCTGTCCCGGGAAACAAGCATCCCGGATGATATAAAAAGCAAATACTTAAAGATAGCTCAGGATATCGGGTATAATGTAGCGGACCTTTTGTGGATTGAACACAATAAACGTCCGTGA
- a CDS encoding 4Fe-4S binding protein, producing the protein MLKKMRIALAIACFIVISLLFLDISGVLHKNFAFLAEFQFIPALLALNVVVLVVLAVLTLVFGRIYCSVICPTGVYQDIVSYFARRIKSKKTRRYSFSAAKTVLRIVVLAVFIVGVVAGIGIVSAILDPYGAYGRMVTELVSPVYGAVNNLFAKVLGVQHYTFAPTEIWIKSIFSLVLASLTLLIIGFLAWRSGRTYCNTFCPVGTILGYLSKCSILKLRIDKTSCTMCGRCSRDCKASCIDFKNHTIDYTRCVTCFNCIESCKDGSMTYSIKKAAKKQPLEIVGVSSENNSRRQFFITSLLMVASATGLKAQEKKRSMIKFPAVRKDRYKRSIPVSPPGSLSHDNLNDKCTACLLCVNQCPDKIIRPSVNEYGWTAVMQPTLSFERGYCRTDCTVCSDVCPTDAITKLSKGDKTKVAMGHAVYVRENCIVVKDDVNCDGCWRICPTDAITREYRDSGASYLSPAGQPDANTVDLRLVPVVNKDKCIGCGACEYICPARPLSAIFVEGYKKHLALN; encoded by the coding sequence ATGTTAAAGAAAATGAGAATTGCTTTGGCAATAGCCTGTTTTATTGTTATTTCCCTGCTGTTTCTCGATATCTCGGGCGTATTGCACAAGAATTTTGCTTTTTTAGCCGAATTTCAATTTATCCCGGCCCTGTTAGCACTCAATGTAGTTGTACTGGTCGTGCTTGCTGTGCTCACTCTGGTTTTCGGACGTATTTACTGCTCAGTTATTTGTCCTACAGGAGTATATCAGGATATTGTTTCTTACTTCGCCAGAAGAATAAAGTCGAAAAAAACACGCCGCTACAGTTTTTCCGCTGCAAAAACGGTGCTGAGAATAGTAGTTCTCGCCGTTTTTATTGTAGGGGTTGTTGCCGGAATCGGTATTGTTTCGGCTATTCTGGATCCTTACGGAGCATACGGCCGGATGGTTACCGAATTAGTTAGTCCGGTTTACGGAGCTGTTAACAATCTTTTTGCAAAGGTGTTGGGAGTTCAGCATTATACATTTGCCCCTACCGAAATCTGGATAAAGAGCATTTTCTCGTTGGTGCTGGCCTCACTCACGCTATTGATCATCGGATTTCTGGCATGGAGAAGCGGACGAACTTACTGCAATACCTTCTGTCCGGTAGGTACTATTCTCGGTTACCTCAGTAAGTGCTCCATCCTGAAACTCCGCATCGATAAAACCTCCTGCACCATGTGCGGCAGGTGCTCCAGAGATTGCAAAGCATCGTGCATCGACTTTAAAAATCACACCATCGATTACACGCGTTGTGTTACTTGCTTCAACTGTATTGAATCGTGCAAAGACGGCAGCATGACCTATTCAATAAAAAAGGCGGCTAAAAAACAGCCGTTGGAGATTGTCGGTGTCTCTTCGGAGAACAATTCCCGCAGACAGTTTTTCATAACTTCACTTCTGATGGTCGCTAGCGCAACCGGGCTAAAGGCTCAAGAAAAAAAGAGAAGCATGATTAAATTTCCTGCCGTTCGTAAAGACCGGTATAAACGCTCCATACCTGTTTCTCCTCCCGGGTCGTTAAGTCACGACAACCTCAACGATAAATGTACGGCTTGTCTGCTGTGCGTCAATCAATGTCCCGATAAGATTATCCGTCCATCGGTTAATGAATATGGATGGACGGCGGTTATGCAGCCTACTCTCTCTTTTGAACGCGGTTATTGCCGTACCGACTGCACTGTTTGTTCAGATGTTTGCCCTACCGACGCCATCACAAAACTTTCAAAAGGAGATAAGACCAAAGTGGCAATGGGACACGCCGTTTATGTACGCGAGAACTGCATCGTGGTGAAGGATGATGTAAACTGCGACGGGTGCTGGCGTATCTGCCCTACCGATGCCATTACCCGTGAGTACCGCGATAGCGGCGCAAGCTATCTTTCGCCGGCCGGTCAGCCGGACGCAAATACGGTTGATTTGCGGCTTGTACCCGTAGTGAACAAAGACAAGTGCATCGGATGCGGTGCCTGCGAATATATTTGCCCGGCAAGGCCGCTATCTGCTATATTTGTGGAAGGGTATAAAAAACATTTGGCGTTGAATTGA
- a CDS encoding aldo/keto reductase, translated as MYAMKENDGKQKISRRTALKYMGLGAAVIPASLYLGGCTKKTDKSQPVPDLTNIPTDKMTYTALSKTGDKISLLGFGTMRYPTVERETPEGIRKFIDEEKAGQLVDYAIAHGINYFDTAWMYHQGESEIVTGKLLKKYPRNSFYLATKLPGSVKSREDAIATYHKQLEKLQVDYFDYYHLHSLSSDVMYERIYKEWGMLDFLLNEKKEGRIRNLGWSFHGDQPLFDKVLAEPVDWDFVMIQMNYFDWKYGRVPAEYMYNRLVERNIPVMIMEPLLGSRLAKVSRAVSEMMQEERPGDTPAQWAFRFVGSHPQVMVVLSGMTLMEHLQENIKTYSPLVPVTDKQKDMLAKAAEIIRTYKIIPCTDCKYCVPCPYGVDIPGILLYYNKATWDSNLPDLEGQRDAEFERASRAFLVDYNRTIPELEQANHCINCGECEPTCPQNIKIPTDLLKIDNLVQQLKTT; from the coding sequence ATGTATGCTATGAAAGAAAATGACGGAAAACAAAAAATTTCGCGAAGAACAGCTTTGAAATACATGGGATTGGGTGCTGCGGTTATTCCGGCAAGCCTATATTTGGGCGGCTGCACAAAAAAAACCGACAAGAGCCAACCCGTTCCGGATTTGACCAATATTCCTACCGACAAAATGACATATACAGCCTTGTCTAAAACGGGTGACAAGATTTCGCTTCTCGGTTTTGGTACGATGCGTTATCCTACCGTGGAACGAGAAACACCCGAAGGGATAAGAAAATTCATCGATGAAGAAAAAGCAGGACAATTGGTGGATTACGCCATAGCACATGGCATAAACTATTTTGACACCGCATGGATGTATCATCAGGGAGAATCGGAAATTGTTACCGGTAAACTCCTGAAAAAATACCCCCGCAACAGCTTTTACCTGGCAACAAAATTGCCGGGCAGTGTGAAATCGAGAGAGGATGCCATTGCCACGTATCACAAACAATTGGAGAAACTTCAGGTAGATTATTTTGATTACTATCACCTGCACAGCTTAAGCAGCGATGTCATGTACGAACGTATTTACAAAGAATGGGGGATGCTGGACTTTCTGCTGAATGAAAAGAAAGAAGGACGCATCCGGAATCTGGGATGGTCTTTTCACGGTGATCAGCCTCTTTTTGACAAGGTGCTTGCAGAGCCTGTGGACTGGGATTTCGTGATGATCCAGATGAATTACTTCGACTGGAAATACGGCCGTGTTCCTGCGGAATACATGTACAACAGGCTGGTGGAACGAAATATTCCTGTTATGATCATGGAGCCGTTACTGGGAAGCCGTTTGGCAAAAGTAAGCCGTGCCGTATCGGAAATGATGCAGGAAGAACGTCCTGGCGATACGCCTGCACAGTGGGCTTTCCGGTTTGTGGGTTCACATCCACAGGTAATGGTAGTGTTAAGCGGTATGACGTTAATGGAACATTTACAGGAAAACATAAAAACCTATTCTCCCCTTGTTCCGGTCACCGATAAGCAGAAAGACATGTTGGCAAAAGCAGCGGAAATTATCCGCACCTACAAAATCATACCGTGTACGGATTGCAAATATTGCGTTCCTTGTCCGTATGGGGTTGATATTCCCGGAATCTTGCTTTATTACAACAAGGCGACCTGGGACAGTAACCTTCCTGATCTCGAAGGGCAACGTGATGCTGAATTCGAACGTGCTTCCAGGGCATTCCTGGTAGATTACAACCGCACTATTCCCGAACTGGAACAGGCAAACCATTGTATCAATTGCGGTGAATGTGAACCTACTTGTCCACAGAACATAAAAATCCCCACCGATTTATTGAAAATCGATAATCTTGTTCAACAACTAAAAACTACCTGA
- a CDS encoding glycosyltransferase family 4 protein: MVDLSALNNIYSGFGQIALTYGKYFENNYKKGTARYSLTLLVPDDMMGKFGNEVNYLSSSKRLKRRFPFLFPKFDVWHSTHQLSKFRPFYSGTKQILTFHDLNYLYERKGFSRYRKHRQIQGKIDRANQLVCISHFTKEEVERNLNLNGKKCSVIYNYVEPFNESMASKPSIDIKMPFFFSIGALRKKKNFHVLLDLMKLYPGKHLYIAGTEAKKKKKNAYALMMKERIKNEGITNVTLLGGILHKEKIWMYKNCEAFLFPSLFEGFGLPVIEAMQFGKPVFSSAETSLKEIGGKFAYFWDHFDAYSMKSLIDNNLEEFYNDREWIRKEKQYAESFSTNNHFEEYEKLYESI; this comes from the coding sequence TTGGTTGATTTATCAGCCCTGAATAATATATACAGTGGGTTTGGACAGATAGCGTTGACTTACGGCAAATATTTTGAGAATAATTATAAAAAAGGAACTGCTCGTTATTCTCTTACATTGCTGGTTCCTGACGATATGATGGGCAAGTTTGGCAACGAGGTCAACTACCTCTCATCATCCAAACGACTCAAAAGACGATTCCCATTTTTATTTCCAAAGTTTGATGTTTGGCATTCGACACATCAGTTAAGCAAGTTCAGACCTTTCTATTCTGGTACAAAACAGATACTGACATTCCATGATCTGAACTATCTGTACGAAAGAAAAGGATTTAGCCGATACAGAAAACACCGTCAAATCCAGGGGAAAATAGACCGGGCAAATCAACTGGTTTGTATTTCTCACTTTACCAAAGAAGAAGTAGAGAGAAATCTGAACCTTAACGGAAAGAAATGCAGCGTGATTTACAATTACGTAGAGCCTTTTAATGAAAGTATGGCCTCTAAACCCAGTATCGATATTAAAATGCCTTTTTTCTTCTCTATTGGCGCTTTGCGGAAAAAGAAAAACTTCCACGTCTTGCTTGATTTAATGAAGTTATATCCTGGAAAACATCTTTATATCGCGGGTACGGAAGCCAAAAAAAAGAAAAAAAATGCATATGCCCTAATGATGAAAGAACGCATCAAAAATGAGGGGATAACGAATGTTACCTTGCTTGGTGGAATTCTGCATAAGGAAAAAATATGGATGTATAAGAACTGCGAGGCTTTTCTTTTTCCTTCGTTGTTTGAAGGCTTTGGGTTGCCAGTAATTGAAGCCATGCAGTTTGGAAAACCGGTGTTCTCTTCAGCGGAAACAAGCCTGAAAGAAATAGGTGGAAAGTTTGCTTATTTCTGGGATCATTTTGATGCATACTCCATGAAATCTCTAATAGATAATAACTTGGAGGAATTTTATAACGACAGAGAATGGATACGGAAAGAAAAACAATATGCGGAATCATTTTCGACTAACAACCATTTCGAAGAGTATGAAAAGCTATATGAGTCCATATGA